In a single window of the Mesoplodon densirostris isolate mMesDen1 chromosome 16, mMesDen1 primary haplotype, whole genome shotgun sequence genome:
- the EPB41L1 gene encoding band 4.1-like protein 1 isoform X2, protein MTTETGPDSEVKKAQEEAPQQPEAAAAATTPVTPAGHGHPEANSNEKYPPHQDARPAEQSLDMEEKDFGEADGLSERTTPSKAQKSPQKIAKKYKSAVCRVTLLDASEYECEVEKHGRGQVLFDLVCEHLNLLEKDYFGLTFCDADSQKNWLDPSKEIKKQIRSSPWNFAFTVKFYPPDPAQLTEDITRYYLCLQLRADIITGRLPCSFVTHALLGSYAVQAELGDYDAEEHVGNYVSELRFAPNQTRELEERIMELHKTYRGMTPGEAEIHFLENAKKLSMYGVDLHHAKDSEGIDIMLGVCANGLLIYRDRLRINRFAWPKILKISYKRSNFYIKIRPGEYEQFESTIGFKLPNHRSAKRLWKVCIEHHTFFRLVSPEPPPKGFLVMGSKFRYSGRTQAQTRQASALIDRPAPFFERSSSKRYTMSRSLDGAEFSRPASVSENHDAGPDSDKREEDGESGGRRSEAEEGEVRTPTKIKELKPEQETTPRHKQEFLDKPEDVLLKHQASINELKRTLKEPNSKLIHRDRDWERERRLPSSPASPSPKGTPEKVNEGSEHWVFIEREYIRPEELSLLNVTTTQREEREAGIADTLADGRLSKVDVLVDKFTFEMATEEKVGAKGANTQRQGRMITSPEGFESVWEERPWVREGPGGAPLAAGCTLAGTLPEGSWFRVDPGEATIRKQWASRGQLEGPAELRRKWEEFQACGRPAAPATGPAEVDVPSPASDTGGLRSFLLDPAYTEARADSSDETDTSFAERSFYLNYGEKESEDQVLRPALEEREHVDAPPGCETRRKLSEDLTESSELDSSGPWGSAAAVGRNKHHEGEAHSASSEGGAGLPRNQGPDDLAVFVKQLGKGPSPGLMFAEDWDEARWEVEGESTHPASSVTAEEETPQSGDLMGKAEKSPPGEWNHSPHRGGGVRPDRQACVLPWTVPPSGVRKPAKPDRGNFLPRERGPFHTQTGEPVKEDSKAPAFLQMEVITPLPTSPHPFAAQTSPEEASSSPAPYGSGEPVQLRDRFGEQSSIFLKHAHPPKESPEPKDRVGLTVTPDGGERRAPPIASRKPRLVPEEAQGLLFPSGKQKEMTSFQAGGQEGSLEDISKTSVANKIRIFETHGAETRWASQGETRAFANELSLEASVGQVEQQRSRRLDLGFAQFQPPGDFAAPKATHSSMMPPATRHFWEGISTPSPREGCMDVELVSPSPGCETTLEEATGGTGHNKSGDAVRQEKHVTSLAANPPGKGGHLRFTSPSGPQRAGLREGSEEKVKPPRPRAPESDTGDEDQDQERDAVFLKDNHLAIERKCSSITVSSTSSLEAEVDFTVIGDYHGSAFEDFSRSLPELDRDKSDSETEGLVFSRDLNKRGPSQDDESGGIEDSPDRGACSTPDMPQFEPVKTETMTVSSLAIRKKIEPEAVLQTRVATVDTTQVDGTAPGGKEFLTTTPSITTETISTTMENSLKSGKGAAATIPGPQTVATEIRSLSPIIGKDVLTSTYGATAETLSTSTTTHVTKTVKGGFSETRIEKRIIITGDEDVDQDQALALAIKEAKLQHPDMLVTKAVVYRETDPSPEERDKKPQES, encoded by the exons ATGACAACAGAGACAGGCCCAGATTCTGAGGTGAAGAAGGCCCAGGAGGAGGCCCCACAGCAGCCTGAGGCAGCCGCCGCAGCTACTACCCCTGTGACCCCCGCAGGCCACGGCCATCCCGAGGCCAACTCCAATGAGAAGTATCCGCCCCATCAGGACGCTCGGCCTGCAGAACAG AGCCTAGACATGGAGGAGAAGGACTTCGGGGAGGCCGATGGCCTGTCAGAGAGGACCACGCCCAGCAAGGCCCAGAAATCGCCCCAGAAGATCGCCAAGAAATACAAGAGTGCCGTCTGCCGAGTCACTCTGCTCGATGCCTCTGAGTATGAGTGTGAGGTGGAG AAACACGGCCGGGGCCAGGTGCTGTTTGACCTGGTCTGTGAGCACCTCAACCTCCTGGAGAAGGACTACTTCGGCCTGACCTTCTGTGATGCCGACAGCCAGAAG AACTGGCTGGACCCCTCCAAGGAAATCAAGAAGCAGATCCGGA GCAGCCCCTGGAATTTTGCCTTCACAGTCAAGTTCTACCCCCCTGACCCTGCCCAGCTGACAGAAGACATCACAAg ATACTACCTGTGCCTGCAGCTGCGGGCGGACATCATCACGGGCCGCCTGCCCTGCTCCTTCGTCACGCATGCCCTGCTGGGCTCCTATGCCGTGCAGGCTGAGCTGGGCGACTATGATGCCGAGGAGCATGTGGGCAACTATGTCAGCGAGCTCCGCTTCGCCCCTAACCAGACCCGGGAGCTGGAAGAAAGGATCATGGAGTTGCACAAGACGTACAG GGGCATGACCCCAGGAGAAGCAGAAATCCACTTCCTAGAGAACGCCAAGAAGCTTTCTATGTACGGAGTAGACCTGCACCATGCCAAG GACTCTGAGGGCATCGACATCATGTTAGGAGTCTGTGCCAATGGCCTGCTCATCTACCGGGACCGGCTGAGGATCAACCGCTTTGCCTGGCCCAAGATTCTCAAGATCTCCTATAAGAGGAGTAACTTCTACATCAAGATCCGGCCTGGGGAG TATGAGCAGTTTGAGAGCACGATTGGCTTTAAGCTCCCAAATCACCGGTCGGCCAAGAGACTGTGGAAGGTCTGCATTGAGCACCATACGTTCTTCCG GCTGGTGTCCCCTGAGCCCCCACCCAAGGGCTTCCTGGTGATGGGCTCCAAATTTCGGTATAGTGGGAGGACCCAGGCACAGACCCGCCAGGCCAGCGCCCTCATCGACCGGCCCGCGCCCTTCTTTGAGCGTTCCTCCAGCAAACGGTACACCATGTCCCGCAGCCTTGACGGAG CAGAGTTCTCTCGCCCAGCCTCTGTCAGCGAGAACCATGACGCAGGACCCGACAGTGACAAGCGGGAGGAGGATGGCGAGTCTGGGGGGCGGCGGTCAGAGGCTGAGGAGGGAGAGGTCAGGACCCCCACCAAGATCAAGGAGTTAAAG CCGGAGCAGGAAACCACGCCGAGACACAAGCAGGAG TTCTTAGACAAGCCAGAGGATGTCTTGCTGAAGCACCAGGCCAGCATCAACGAGCTCAAGAGGACCTTGAAGGAACCCAACAGCAAACTGATCCACCGGGATCGAGACTGGGAGCGGGAACGCAGGCTGCCCTCCTCtcccgcctccccctcccccaagggcACCCCTGAGAAGGTCAACGAG GGTTCAGAGCATTGGGTATTTATAGAAAGAGAGTACATTAGGCCAGAAGAACTCAGTCTCCTAAACGTGACCACCACACAGCGGGAAGAAAGGGAGGCAGGCATCGCAGACACGCTTGCTGACGGCAGACTCTCCAAGGTAGACGTCCTGGTGGACAAGTTCACCTTCGAAATGGCCACAGAAGAAAAGGTGGGAGCCAAAGGAGCAAACACCCAGCGACAAGGAAGAATGATCACGAGCCCTGAAGGCTTTGAGTCAGTGTGGGAGGAACGCCCCTGGGTCAGGGAAGGCCCAGGAGGGGCTCCTCTGGCTGCAGGCTGCACGCTGGCAGGAACGCTCCCAGAGGGCTCCTGGTTCAGGGTGGACCCTGGGGAGGCAACCATCAGGAAGCAGTGGGCCTCCAGGGGTCAGCTGGAGGGCCCGGCGGAGCTAAGGCGGAAGTGGGAGGAGTTCCAGGCTTGCGGAAGACCCGCCGCCCCGGCCACTGGCCCTGCAGAGGTTGATGTCCCCTCTCCAGCCTCCGACACGGGAGGACTCCGGTCGTTTCTGCTGGACCCAGCCTACACAGAAGCCAGAGCCGACTCGAGCGATGAAACCGACACTTCCTTTGCAGAGAGAAGCTTCTATTTAAACTATGGCGAGAAAGAGTCTGAAGACCAAGTCCTCCGTCCGGCCCTGGAGGAGAGAGAGCACGTAGATGCCCCACCTGGCTGCGAGACCAGGCGGAAGCTCTCGGAGGACCTCACGGAGAGCTCGGAGCTGGACTCCTCAGGCCCATGGGGCTCTGCCGCCGCTGTCGGCAGAAACAAGCACCACGAGGGTGAAGCCCACTCAGCTTCCTcagagggaggggcggggctccCCAGGAACCAAGGACCAGATGACCTGGCGGTCTTTGTCAAGCAGCTTGGAAAGGGACCTTCTCCAGGGCTGATGTTTGCTGAGGACTGGGACGAAGCCCGGTGGGAGGTGGAAGGAGAGTCTACCCACCCAGCATCCTCAGTAACTGCAGAGGAAGAGACCCCCCAGAGTGGAGATTTGATGGGAAAGGCTGAGAAAAGTCCCCCAGGAGAATGGAACCACTCACCTCACAGAGGAGGGGGCGTGCGTCCAGACCGCCAGGCCTGTGTCCTTCCGTGGACCGTCCCTCCTAGCGGTGTCAGGAAGCCAGCCAAGCCGGACAGAGGCAACTTCCTGCCCAGAGAGAGGGGACCATTTCACACCCAAACAGGAGAACCTGTGAAAGAGGACAGCAAGGCCCCAGCGTTTCTTCAGATGGAGGTGATCACCCCCCTCCCAACCTCGCCCCATCCCTTTGCGGCTCAGACATCTCCAGAAGAAGCTTCTTCAAGCCCAGCCCCTTATGGGTcgggggagcctgtgcagctcagGGACCGCTTTGGAGAACAGTCCTCCATATTTCTCAAACATGCCCATCCTCCTAAAGAGAGCCCGGAGCCCAAGGACCGAGTAGGGCTGACTGTGACCCCAGACGGAGGTGAGCGCAGGGCCCCTCCCATCGCCAGCAGGAAGCCCAGACTTGTCCCTGAAGAAGCCCAGGGGTTGCTGTTCCCTTCAGGGAAGCAAAAGGAGATGACCTCTTTCCAGGCTGGGGGTCAAGAGGGCTCCCTGGAAGATATTAGCAAGACCTCTGTGGCCAACAAGATTCGTATCTTTGAGACCCACGGAGCTGAAACTCGCTGGGCGAGTCAGGGTGAAACCAGGGCCTTTGCAAACGAGTTGTCTTTGGAGGCCTCTGTGGGGCAGGTCGAGCAACAGCGGAGTAGGCGTTTAGACCTGGGATTTGCTCAGTTTCAGCCCCCAGGGGACTTTGCTGCCCCCAAAGCCACACATTCCTCCATGATGCCGCCAGCTACCAGACACTTCTGGGAGGGCATTTCTACCCCATCCCCCCGGGAAGGATGCATGGACGTCGAGCTCGTGTCCCCCAGTCCAGGCTGCGAAACTACACTGGAGGAAGCTACTGGGGGAACTGGCCAC AACAAATCCGGAGACGCGGTCAGGCAAGAGAAGCACGTTACCAGCTTAGCAGCGAATCCCCCAGGAAAGGGGGGGCACCTGAGATTCACCAGCCCCTCAGGCCCTCAG AGAGCAGGGCTGAGGGAGGGCTCCGAGGAGAAAGTCAAACCGCCACGGCCCAGGGCCCCAGAGAGTGACACGGGAGACGAGGACCAGGACCAGGAGAGGGATGCGGTGTTCCTGAAGGACAACCACCTGGCCATTGAGCGTAAGTGCTCCAGCATCACGGTCAGCTCCACGTCCAGCCTGGAGGCCGAGGTCGACTTCACGGTCATCGGCGACTACCACGGCAGCGCCTTTGAAGACTTCTCCCGCAGCCTGCCTGAGCTTGACCGAGACAAAAGTGACTCAGAAACCGAGGGCCTGGTGTTCTCCCGGGATCTCAACAAACGGGGCCCGAGCCAGGATGATGAGTCTGGGGGCATCGAGGACAGCCCGGACCGAGGGGCCTGCTCCACCCCGGATATGCCCCAGTTCGAG cctgtgaaaaCGGAAACCATGACAGTCAGCAGCCTGGCTATCAGGAAGAAGATCGAGCCGGAGGCTGTACTGCAGACCAGAGTTGCCACTGTGGACACCACCCAG
- the EPB41L1 gene encoding band 4.1-like protein 1 isoform X4, with product MTTETGPDSEVKKAQEEAPQQPEAAAAATTPVTPAGHGHPEANSNEKYPPHQDARPAEQSLDMEEKDFGEADGLSERTTPSKAQKSPQKIAKKYKSAVCRVTLLDASEYECEVEKHGRGQVLFDLVCEHLNLLEKDYFGLTFCDADSQKNWLDPSKEIKKQIRSSPWNFAFTVKFYPPDPAQLTEDITRYYLCLQLRADIITGRLPCSFVTHALLGSYAVQAELGDYDAEEHVGNYVSELRFAPNQTRELEERIMELHKTYRGMTPGEAEIHFLENAKKLSMYGVDLHHAKDSEGIDIMLGVCANGLLIYRDRLRINRFAWPKILKISYKRSNFYIKIRPGEYEQFESTIGFKLPNHRSAKRLWKVCIEHHTFFRLVSPEPPPKGFLVMGSKFRYSGRTQAQTRQASALIDRPAPFFERSSSKRYTMSRSLDGAEFSRPASVSENHDAGPDSDKREEDGESGGRRSEAEEGEVRTPTKIKELKPEQETTPRHKQEFLDKPEDVLLKHQASINELKRTLKEPNSKLIHRDRDWERERRLPSSPASPSPKGTPEKVNEGSEHWVFIEREYIRPEELSLLNVTTTQREEREAGIADTLADGRLSKVDVLVDKFTFEMATEEKVGAKGANTQRQGRMITSPEGFESVWEERPWVREGPGGAPLAAGCTLAGTLPEGSWFRVDPGEATIRKQWASRGQLEGPAELRRKWEEFQACGRPAAPATGPAEVDVPSPASDTGGLRSFLLDPAYTEARADSSDETDTSFAERSFYLNYGEKESEDQVLRPALEEREHVDAPPGCETRRKLSEDLTESSELDSSGPWGSAAAVGRNKHHEGEAHSASSEGGAGLPRNQGPDDLAVFVKQLGKGPSPGLMFAEDWDEARWEVEGESTHPASSVTAEEETPQSGDLMGKAEKSPPGEWNHSPHRGGGVRPDRQACVLPWTVPPSGVRKPAKPDRGNFLPRERGPFHTQTGEPVKEDSKAPAFLQMEVITPLPTSPHPFAAQTSPEEASSSPAPYGSGEPVQLRDRFGEQSSIFLKHAHPPKESPEPKDRVGLTVTPDGGERRAPPIASRKPRLVPEEAQGLLFPSGKQKEMTSFQAGGQEGSLEDISKTSVANKIRIFETHGAETRWASQGETRAFANELSLEASVGQVEQQRSRRLDLGFAQFQPPGDFAAPKATHSSMMPPATRHFWEGISTPSPREGCMDVELVSPSPGCETTLEEATGGTGHNKSGDAVRQEKHVTSLAANPPGKGGHLRFTSPSGPQRAGLREGSEEKVKPPRPRAPESDTGDEDQDQERDAVFLKDNHLAIERKCSSITVSSTSSLEAEVDFTVIGDYHGSAFEDFSRSLPELDRDKSDSETEGLVFSRDLNKRGPSQDDESGGIEDSPDRGACSTPDMPQFEPVKTETMTVSSLAIRKKIEPEAVLQTRVATVDTTQQVDGTAPGGKEFLTTTPSITTETISTTMNSLKSGKGAAATIPGPQTVATEIRSLSPIIGKDVLTSTYGATAETLSTSTTTHVTKTVKGGFSETRIEKRIIITGDEDVDQDQALALAIKEAKLQHPDMLVTKAVVYRETDPSPEERDKKPQES from the exons ATGACAACAGAGACAGGCCCAGATTCTGAGGTGAAGAAGGCCCAGGAGGAGGCCCCACAGCAGCCTGAGGCAGCCGCCGCAGCTACTACCCCTGTGACCCCCGCAGGCCACGGCCATCCCGAGGCCAACTCCAATGAGAAGTATCCGCCCCATCAGGACGCTCGGCCTGCAGAACAG AGCCTAGACATGGAGGAGAAGGACTTCGGGGAGGCCGATGGCCTGTCAGAGAGGACCACGCCCAGCAAGGCCCAGAAATCGCCCCAGAAGATCGCCAAGAAATACAAGAGTGCCGTCTGCCGAGTCACTCTGCTCGATGCCTCTGAGTATGAGTGTGAGGTGGAG AAACACGGCCGGGGCCAGGTGCTGTTTGACCTGGTCTGTGAGCACCTCAACCTCCTGGAGAAGGACTACTTCGGCCTGACCTTCTGTGATGCCGACAGCCAGAAG AACTGGCTGGACCCCTCCAAGGAAATCAAGAAGCAGATCCGGA GCAGCCCCTGGAATTTTGCCTTCACAGTCAAGTTCTACCCCCCTGACCCTGCCCAGCTGACAGAAGACATCACAAg ATACTACCTGTGCCTGCAGCTGCGGGCGGACATCATCACGGGCCGCCTGCCCTGCTCCTTCGTCACGCATGCCCTGCTGGGCTCCTATGCCGTGCAGGCTGAGCTGGGCGACTATGATGCCGAGGAGCATGTGGGCAACTATGTCAGCGAGCTCCGCTTCGCCCCTAACCAGACCCGGGAGCTGGAAGAAAGGATCATGGAGTTGCACAAGACGTACAG GGGCATGACCCCAGGAGAAGCAGAAATCCACTTCCTAGAGAACGCCAAGAAGCTTTCTATGTACGGAGTAGACCTGCACCATGCCAAG GACTCTGAGGGCATCGACATCATGTTAGGAGTCTGTGCCAATGGCCTGCTCATCTACCGGGACCGGCTGAGGATCAACCGCTTTGCCTGGCCCAAGATTCTCAAGATCTCCTATAAGAGGAGTAACTTCTACATCAAGATCCGGCCTGGGGAG TATGAGCAGTTTGAGAGCACGATTGGCTTTAAGCTCCCAAATCACCGGTCGGCCAAGAGACTGTGGAAGGTCTGCATTGAGCACCATACGTTCTTCCG GCTGGTGTCCCCTGAGCCCCCACCCAAGGGCTTCCTGGTGATGGGCTCCAAATTTCGGTATAGTGGGAGGACCCAGGCACAGACCCGCCAGGCCAGCGCCCTCATCGACCGGCCCGCGCCCTTCTTTGAGCGTTCCTCCAGCAAACGGTACACCATGTCCCGCAGCCTTGACGGAG CAGAGTTCTCTCGCCCAGCCTCTGTCAGCGAGAACCATGACGCAGGACCCGACAGTGACAAGCGGGAGGAGGATGGCGAGTCTGGGGGGCGGCGGTCAGAGGCTGAGGAGGGAGAGGTCAGGACCCCCACCAAGATCAAGGAGTTAAAG CCGGAGCAGGAAACCACGCCGAGACACAAGCAGGAG TTCTTAGACAAGCCAGAGGATGTCTTGCTGAAGCACCAGGCCAGCATCAACGAGCTCAAGAGGACCTTGAAGGAACCCAACAGCAAACTGATCCACCGGGATCGAGACTGGGAGCGGGAACGCAGGCTGCCCTCCTCtcccgcctccccctcccccaagggcACCCCTGAGAAGGTCAACGAG GGTTCAGAGCATTGGGTATTTATAGAAAGAGAGTACATTAGGCCAGAAGAACTCAGTCTCCTAAACGTGACCACCACACAGCGGGAAGAAAGGGAGGCAGGCATCGCAGACACGCTTGCTGACGGCAGACTCTCCAAGGTAGACGTCCTGGTGGACAAGTTCACCTTCGAAATGGCCACAGAAGAAAAGGTGGGAGCCAAAGGAGCAAACACCCAGCGACAAGGAAGAATGATCACGAGCCCTGAAGGCTTTGAGTCAGTGTGGGAGGAACGCCCCTGGGTCAGGGAAGGCCCAGGAGGGGCTCCTCTGGCTGCAGGCTGCACGCTGGCAGGAACGCTCCCAGAGGGCTCCTGGTTCAGGGTGGACCCTGGGGAGGCAACCATCAGGAAGCAGTGGGCCTCCAGGGGTCAGCTGGAGGGCCCGGCGGAGCTAAGGCGGAAGTGGGAGGAGTTCCAGGCTTGCGGAAGACCCGCCGCCCCGGCCACTGGCCCTGCAGAGGTTGATGTCCCCTCTCCAGCCTCCGACACGGGAGGACTCCGGTCGTTTCTGCTGGACCCAGCCTACACAGAAGCCAGAGCCGACTCGAGCGATGAAACCGACACTTCCTTTGCAGAGAGAAGCTTCTATTTAAACTATGGCGAGAAAGAGTCTGAAGACCAAGTCCTCCGTCCGGCCCTGGAGGAGAGAGAGCACGTAGATGCCCCACCTGGCTGCGAGACCAGGCGGAAGCTCTCGGAGGACCTCACGGAGAGCTCGGAGCTGGACTCCTCAGGCCCATGGGGCTCTGCCGCCGCTGTCGGCAGAAACAAGCACCACGAGGGTGAAGCCCACTCAGCTTCCTcagagggaggggcggggctccCCAGGAACCAAGGACCAGATGACCTGGCGGTCTTTGTCAAGCAGCTTGGAAAGGGACCTTCTCCAGGGCTGATGTTTGCTGAGGACTGGGACGAAGCCCGGTGGGAGGTGGAAGGAGAGTCTACCCACCCAGCATCCTCAGTAACTGCAGAGGAAGAGACCCCCCAGAGTGGAGATTTGATGGGAAAGGCTGAGAAAAGTCCCCCAGGAGAATGGAACCACTCACCTCACAGAGGAGGGGGCGTGCGTCCAGACCGCCAGGCCTGTGTCCTTCCGTGGACCGTCCCTCCTAGCGGTGTCAGGAAGCCAGCCAAGCCGGACAGAGGCAACTTCCTGCCCAGAGAGAGGGGACCATTTCACACCCAAACAGGAGAACCTGTGAAAGAGGACAGCAAGGCCCCAGCGTTTCTTCAGATGGAGGTGATCACCCCCCTCCCAACCTCGCCCCATCCCTTTGCGGCTCAGACATCTCCAGAAGAAGCTTCTTCAAGCCCAGCCCCTTATGGGTcgggggagcctgtgcagctcagGGACCGCTTTGGAGAACAGTCCTCCATATTTCTCAAACATGCCCATCCTCCTAAAGAGAGCCCGGAGCCCAAGGACCGAGTAGGGCTGACTGTGACCCCAGACGGAGGTGAGCGCAGGGCCCCTCCCATCGCCAGCAGGAAGCCCAGACTTGTCCCTGAAGAAGCCCAGGGGTTGCTGTTCCCTTCAGGGAAGCAAAAGGAGATGACCTCTTTCCAGGCTGGGGGTCAAGAGGGCTCCCTGGAAGATATTAGCAAGACCTCTGTGGCCAACAAGATTCGTATCTTTGAGACCCACGGAGCTGAAACTCGCTGGGCGAGTCAGGGTGAAACCAGGGCCTTTGCAAACGAGTTGTCTTTGGAGGCCTCTGTGGGGCAGGTCGAGCAACAGCGGAGTAGGCGTTTAGACCTGGGATTTGCTCAGTTTCAGCCCCCAGGGGACTTTGCTGCCCCCAAAGCCACACATTCCTCCATGATGCCGCCAGCTACCAGACACTTCTGGGAGGGCATTTCTACCCCATCCCCCCGGGAAGGATGCATGGACGTCGAGCTCGTGTCCCCCAGTCCAGGCTGCGAAACTACACTGGAGGAAGCTACTGGGGGAACTGGCCAC AACAAATCCGGAGACGCGGTCAGGCAAGAGAAGCACGTTACCAGCTTAGCAGCGAATCCCCCAGGAAAGGGGGGGCACCTGAGATTCACCAGCCCCTCAGGCCCTCAG AGAGCAGGGCTGAGGGAGGGCTCCGAGGAGAAAGTCAAACCGCCACGGCCCAGGGCCCCAGAGAGTGACACGGGAGACGAGGACCAGGACCAGGAGAGGGATGCGGTGTTCCTGAAGGACAACCACCTGGCCATTGAGCGTAAGTGCTCCAGCATCACGGTCAGCTCCACGTCCAGCCTGGAGGCCGAGGTCGACTTCACGGTCATCGGCGACTACCACGGCAGCGCCTTTGAAGACTTCTCCCGCAGCCTGCCTGAGCTTGACCGAGACAAAAGTGACTCAGAAACCGAGGGCCTGGTGTTCTCCCGGGATCTCAACAAACGGGGCCCGAGCCAGGATGATGAGTCTGGGGGCATCGAGGACAGCCCGGACCGAGGGGCCTGCTCCACCCCGGATATGCCCCAGTTCGAG cctgtgaaaaCGGAAACCATGACAGTCAGCAGCCTGGCTATCAGGAAGAAGATCGAGCCGGAGGCTGTACTGCAGACCAGAGTTGCCACTGTGGACACCACCCAG